In Fusobacterium perfoetens ATCC 29250, a genomic segment contains:
- a CDS encoding NAD(P)/FAD-dependent oxidoreductase gives MKYDIIFLGGGQAGIFGAYKAITKNPDLKVLVIDKGKMLKNRVCPKELTGKCANCPTCAIIYGISGAGAFSDSKFNMDYKVGGDVHKVTGKEIVNETIKDVVNIYRKFGFNEEPAGLKYNPAMIEIKRKCIENRVQLIDTPTMHLGTDGSRKLYTKLIDFLLEKGVEFKVERDIEELLIKDGKIYGAKVLYKGEPEEYYSDNVLLAMGRSGAQKVMEMCHKSGVKCSNGAIDVGVRVEIPDIVMKEINENFYEAKMIYYSKTYKDKMRTFCSNPSGFIAMEKHADDVVLANGHAYKNKKSQNTNLALLCTKTFTEPFDKPFEYATAIAKMSSMLTGGKLLLQSYGDLKEGKRSTEEKLERLNIVPTTSDYVAGDISLACPKRILDNIIEFIEAHDKITPGFASADLLLYFPEIKFRSTRMDIDSNMMTNIDGLYAAGDGSGYGSGLNIAAVMGILAVRHMLTRI, from the coding sequence ATGAAATACGATATAATTTTTCTTGGTGGTGGACAAGCTGGAATATTTGGAGCTTATAAAGCTATAACAAAAAATCCAGATTTAAAAGTTTTAGTAATTGATAAAGGAAAAATGTTAAAAAATAGAGTTTGTCCAAAGGAACTTACAGGAAAATGTGCTAACTGCCCTACTTGTGCTATTATTTATGGAATAAGTGGAGCTGGAGCTTTCTCTGACTCAAAATTTAATATGGATTATAAAGTTGGAGGAGATGTACACAAAGTTACAGGAAAAGAAATTGTTAATGAAACTATAAAAGATGTTGTAAATATATATAGAAAATTTGGATTTAATGAAGAACCTGCTGGTCTTAAATATAATCCAGCTATGATAGAGATAAAAAGAAAATGTATAGAAAATAGAGTTCAACTTATTGATACTCCTACTATGCATTTAGGAACTGATGGTTCTAGAAAATTATATACAAAACTTATAGATTTTCTTTTAGAAAAAGGTGTAGAATTTAAAGTTGAAAGAGATATAGAAGAACTTCTTATAAAAGATGGAAAAATTTATGGAGCTAAAGTTTTATACAAAGGTGAGCCTGAGGAATATTATTCTGATAATGTTTTACTTGCTATGGGTAGAAGTGGAGCTCAAAAAGTTATGGAAATGTGCCATAAATCTGGAGTTAAATGTTCTAATGGAGCTATTGACGTAGGTGTTAGAGTAGAAATTCCTGATATTGTTATGAAAGAAATAAATGAAAATTTCTATGAAGCTAAAATGATATATTATTCAAAAACTTATAAAGATAAAATGAGAACTTTCTGTAGTAATCCTAGTGGATTTATAGCTATGGAAAAACATGCTGATGATGTAGTTTTAGCCAATGGACATGCTTATAAAAATAAAAAATCTCAAAATACAAACTTGGCTTTATTATGTACAAAAACATTTACAGAACCTTTTGATAAACCATTTGAGTATGCCACAGCTATAGCAAAAATGTCATCAATGCTTACAGGTGGAAAACTTCTTCTTCAATCTTATGGAGATTTAAAAGAGGGAAAACGTTCTACTGAAGAAAAATTAGAAAGACTTAATATTGTCCCAACTACTTCTGATTATGTAGCTGGAGATATTTCTCTTGCTTGTCCAAAGAGAATATTAGATAATATTATCGAATTTATAGAAGCTCATGATAAAATTACTCCAGGATTTGCTTCTGCTGATTTACTTCTTTATTTCCCAGAAATAAAATTCAGAAGTACAAGAATGGATATTGATTCTAATATGATGACTAATATAGATGGACTTTATGCTGCTGGAGATGGTTCTGGTTATGGTAGTGGATTAAATATTGCTGCTGTAATGGGGATATTGGCTGTTAGACATATGCTAACTAGAATATAA
- a CDS encoding tyrosine-type recombinase/integrase: MEKLIKDFLFYSEFTIRKKDSSIKSLKKDLEQLLEYSLENNITDIKKISSTDIRDFSLKLQRDNVTKRSLSRKLSSIRVFFRYLMDNKIIDRNPMTPIKTPNFNIENPEILSLDEINILKNSMDTSKCNGIRDRLILELLFSSGITPIELINLSERAIKIEEREAIISNGKEIRRVFFSETTRKYLKLYLEAKKIKYKDKYNEDIIFVNGSGDRLSDRSLRRLLVRYGKRAGIQKEVNPFIFRHTFGAYMLSHGMSIYHLKKLMGHLNIETTKIYQELIKKPIVLKSLNIIDSNS; the protein is encoded by the coding sequence TTGGAAAAACTTATAAAAGATTTTTTGTTCTATTCAGAATTTACAATTAGAAAAAAAGATAGTAGTATAAAATCTTTAAAAAAAGATTTAGAACAACTTCTAGAATATTCCCTTGAAAATAATATTACAGATATTAAAAAAATATCATCTACTGATATTAGAGATTTTTCTCTAAAACTTCAAAGAGATAATGTTACTAAAAGAAGTCTTAGTAGAAAATTGTCATCTATTAGGGTATTTTTTAGGTATCTTATGGATAATAAAATCATTGATAGAAACCCAATGACACCAATAAAGACACCAAATTTTAATATAGAAAATCCTGAGATTTTATCATTAGATGAAATAAATATTTTAAAAAATTCTATGGATACTTCTAAATGTAATGGTATAAGAGATAGACTTATTTTAGAATTACTTTTTTCCTCAGGGATAACACCTATTGAACTTATAAATCTAAGTGAAAGAGCTATAAAGATAGAAGAAAGAGAGGCTATTATTTCTAATGGAAAAGAGATTAGACGGGTATTTTTTAGTGAAACTACTAGAAAATATTTAAAATTATATTTAGAAGCTAAAAAAATAAAGTATAAAGATAAATATAATGAAGATATTATTTTTGTAAATGGTTCTGGAGATAGATTAAGTGATAGGTCCTTAAGAAGATTATTAGTTAGATATGGAAAGAGAGCAGGTATTCAAAAAGAGGTAAATCCATTTATATTTAGACATACTTTTGGAGCTTATATGCTTTCTCATGGAATGAGCATCTATCATTTAAAAAAACTTATGGGACACTTAAATATAGAAACAACTAAAATTTATCAAGAACTTATAAAAAAACCTATTGTTTTAAAAAGTTTAAATATTATAGATAGTAATTCATAA
- the hslV gene encoding ATP-dependent protease subunit HslV, whose product MKATTILIVKKGENVAIAGDGQVTLGDTIVKSKARKIRKIKEHNILLGFAGIASDAFVLEEKFEQYLDEYRGNLKKAAVELAKDIRNDKFQRVMEAALVVGGKDGIYSISGNGDILEPEEDLIAIGSGGNYAYASGLALLKHTNMTVSEIARESLNIASSICIYTSSNIIVEEI is encoded by the coding sequence ATGAAAGCAACTACAATTTTGATTGTAAAAAAAGGTGAAAATGTAGCTATAGCTGGAGATGGACAAGTTACTTTAGGAGATACTATTGTAAAATCAAAGGCTAGAAAAATTCGTAAAATAAAAGAACATAATATTCTTTTAGGTTTTGCTGGAATAGCTTCTGATGCCTTTGTGTTAGAAGAAAAATTTGAACAATACCTTGATGAATATAGAGGTAATTTAAAAAAAGCAGCTGTTGAATTAGCAAAAGATATTAGAAATGATAAATTCCAAAGAGTTATGGAAGCAGCCCTTGTAGTTGGTGGAAAAGATGGAATTTATTCTATATCTGGTAACGGTGATATATTAGAACCTGAAGAAGATTTAATTGCTATTGGTAGTGGTGGAAACTATGCTTATGCTTCTGGGTTAGCCCTACTAAAACATACAAATATGACAGTTTCTGAAATAGCCCGTGAATCTTTAAATATAGCTAGTTCTATATGTATATATACAAGTTCTAATATTATAGTAGAAGAAATTTAA
- a CDS encoding YgiQ family radical SAM protein yields MMFLPTTLEEVKKLGWDSLDVILISGDTYIDSSYNGTALIGKWLVKNGYKVGVIAQPDINFPDDITRLGEPKLYWGVSAGCVDSMVANYTATKKRRHKDDFTPGGENNRRPDRASIVYTGLIRRFFKNSKTPIVLGGIEASLRRITHYDYWSNNLRRSLIFDAKADILSYGMGEKSMLSLADAIKNNKDWRNIRGLAYISKEANPDYITVPSFEECVEDKFKFIEMFNIFYKNCDPITAKGLNQKHGDRWLIQNPPSETFSQELLDEIYGLDYERDVHPYYKAQGFVRAIDTIKYSLTTHRGCYGECNFCAIAIHQGRTVSSRSEESILKEIKDITKDKKFKGHISDLGGPTANMYQMECSKKLKFGACSDKRCLYPNVCPALKPNHKKQIDILTKVRNLDKIKKVFIASGIRYDLILGDKVNGDKYLEEIVAHHVSGQMKIAPEHTEDKILDLMGKPGKNELIKFKRRFYELNKKLDKKQFLTYYLIAAHPGCNEKDMLDLKIFASEELKISPEQVQIFTPTPSTYATLMYYTEINPFTGKKIFVEKDNGKKEKQKNIIIPKPTLNKDKKVLSNKSDKNNFKNKNFKKTR; encoded by the coding sequence ATTATGTTTTTACCTACTACTTTAGAAGAAGTAAAAAAATTAGGTTGGGATTCTCTTGATGTAATTCTTATATCAGGAGATACCTATATTGATTCATCATATAATGGAACTGCTCTTATTGGAAAATGGCTAGTAAAAAATGGCTATAAGGTTGGAGTTATTGCTCAACCTGATATAAATTTTCCAGATGATATTACTCGTCTTGGTGAGCCAAAACTTTATTGGGGAGTTTCTGCTGGTTGTGTTGATTCAATGGTAGCCAACTATACAGCTACAAAAAAAAGAAGACATAAAGATGACTTCACTCCTGGTGGAGAAAATAATCGTCGTCCTGATAGAGCTTCAATAGTTTATACAGGACTTATTAGAAGATTTTTTAAAAATAGTAAAACTCCTATTGTGTTAGGGGGAATAGAGGCAAGCCTTAGAAGAATTACTCATTATGATTATTGGTCTAATAATCTTCGTCGTTCTCTTATTTTTGATGCTAAAGCTGATATTCTTTCTTATGGAATGGGGGAGAAATCTATGCTTTCTCTAGCTGATGCCATAAAAAATAATAAAGATTGGAGAAATATTCGTGGACTTGCTTATATCTCTAAAGAAGCAAATCCAGACTATATTACAGTTCCATCTTTTGAAGAATGTGTTGAAGATAAATTTAAATTTATAGAGATGTTTAATATTTTCTATAAAAATTGTGACCCAATTACAGCTAAAGGATTAAATCAAAAACATGGAGATAGATGGCTTATACAAAATCCACCATCTGAAACTTTTTCTCAAGAATTACTTGATGAGATTTATGGTTTAGATTATGAAAGAGATGTTCATCCATATTATAAAGCTCAAGGTTTTGTAAGAGCTATTGACACTATAAAATATTCTCTTACAACTCATAGAGGTTGTTATGGGGAATGTAATTTCTGTGCTATTGCTATTCACCAAGGGAGAACAGTTTCATCTCGTAGTGAAGAATCAATACTAAAAGAGATAAAAGATATTACTAAGGATAAAAAATTTAAAGGTCATATATCAGACTTAGGTGGGCCTACTGCTAATATGTATCAAATGGAGTGTAGTAAAAAATTAAAGTTTGGAGCTTGTAGTGATAAAAGATGTCTTTATCCAAATGTTTGCCCAGCTCTTAAACCTAACCACAAAAAACAAATTGATATTTTGACAAAAGTAAGAAATCTTGATAAAATAAAAAAAGTGTTTATTGCTTCTGGTATAAGATATGACTTAATACTAGGAGATAAAGTAAATGGTGATAAATATTTAGAGGAGATTGTAGCTCATCATGTATCTGGACAGATGAAAATTGCTCCAGAACATACAGAAGATAAAATTCTTGATTTAATGGGAAAACCTGGAAAAAATGAACTTATTAAATTTAAAAGAAGATTTTATGAATTAAATAAAAAGTTAGATAAAAAACAATTTTTAACTTACTATTTAATAGCTGCTCATCCAGGTTGTAATGAAAAAGATATGTTAGATTTAAAGATTTTTGCTTCTGAAGAATTAAAAATAAGTCCTGAGCAAGTCCAAATCTTTACACCTACACCATCTACTTATGCTACTTTGATGTATTATACAGAAATAAATCCTTTTACAGGAAAGAAAATATTTGTAGAAAAGGATAATGGTAAAAAAGAAAAACAAAAAAATATTATTATTCCTAAACCTACATTAAATAAAGATAAAAAAGTTTTATCAAATAAATCTGATAAAAATAATTTTAAAAATAAAAATTTCAAAAAAACTAGATAA
- the der gene encoding ribosome biogenesis GTPase Der, which translates to MKPIVAIIGRPNVGKSTLFNKLVGDRVAIVDDQPGVTRDRLYRDTEWNGREFVLVDTGGLEPRNNDFMMTKIKEQAEVAVTEADVILFVVDGKAGLTALDEEVAYYLRKKTKPVILCVNKIDNYTEQQDDLIDFWALGFDNLIGISAEHKTNLGDMLDLVVELIDTVEIPEEEEDGLKIAIIGKPNAGKSSLVNKLCGKNRAIVSNIAGTTRDAIDTPVMFNENKYILIDTAGIRRKSKVEEALEYYSVLKALKAIKRADVCFLLFDGKEGLTEQDKRIAGIAHEEKKPIVIVVNKWDLIEKSKDTMKEMKESLLAELPFLSYAPIEFISALTGQRTINLFEIADNIYEEYTRTISTGLLNTVINEAVIMNPPPTRKGRVTKINYATQVGTAPPKFVLFCNYPELVHFSYSRYIENKLREAFGFEGSPIEIAFEKKN; encoded by the coding sequence ATGAAACCAATTGTTGCTATTATTGGAAGACCTAATGTTGGAAAATCTACTCTTTTTAATAAGCTAGTTGGAGATAGAGTTGCTATTGTTGATGACCAACCAGGTGTTACAAGAGATAGACTTTATAGAGACACTGAATGGAATGGAAGAGAATTTGTTTTAGTTGACACTGGAGGACTAGAACCTAGAAATAATGATTTTATGATGACAAAAATAAAAGAACAAGCTGAGGTTGCTGTTACTGAAGCTGATGTAATTTTATTTGTTGTTGATGGAAAAGCTGGACTTACAGCTTTAGATGAAGAGGTAGCTTACTATCTTAGAAAAAAAACAAAACCTGTTATTCTTTGTGTAAATAAAATAGATAACTATACAGAACAACAAGATGATTTAATAGATTTCTGGGCTTTAGGGTTTGATAATCTTATAGGAATTTCGGCTGAACATAAAACAAACTTAGGAGATATGTTAGACTTAGTTGTTGAATTAATAGATACTGTTGAAATTCCAGAAGAAGAGGAAGATGGATTAAAAATTGCTATCATTGGAAAACCTAATGCTGGAAAATCTTCTCTTGTTAATAAATTATGTGGAAAAAATAGAGCTATTGTAAGTAATATTGCTGGAACTACAAGAGATGCTATTGACACTCCTGTAATGTTCAATGAAAATAAATATATTTTGATTGATACTGCTGGAATTAGAAGAAAATCTAAAGTTGAAGAAGCTTTAGAGTATTATTCAGTATTAAAAGCTTTAAAAGCTATAAAAAGAGCTGATGTATGTTTCTTATTATTTGATGGTAAAGAGGGACTTACTGAACAAGATAAAAGAATAGCTGGTATTGCTCATGAAGAAAAGAAACCAATAGTTATAGTTGTTAATAAATGGGACTTAATAGAAAAATCTAAGGATACTATGAAAGAGATGAAAGAAAGTTTACTTGCTGAGTTACCTTTCCTTTCTTATGCTCCTATTGAATTTATTTCAGCTTTAACAGGACAAAGAACTATAAATCTTTTTGAAATAGCTGATAATATTTATGAAGAATATACTAGAACTATCTCTACAGGACTTCTTAATACTGTTATTAATGAAGCTGTTATTATGAATCCACCACCTACAAGAAAAGGTAGAGTTACTAAAATCAATTATGCTACTCAAGTTGGTACTGCACCACCTAAATTTGTTTTATTCTGTAACTATCCAGAGCTTGTACACTTCTCATACTCTAGATATATAGAAAATAAATTAAGAGAAGCATTTGGATTTGAAGGTTCTCCAATAGAAATTGCTTTTGAAAAGAAAAATTAA
- the yqeH gene encoding ribosome biogenesis GTPase YqeH, with amino-acid sequence MAKFCVGCGVELQGIDKNKEGFLPLSVLEKEENQVKDLYCQRCFKIKNYGEYIPITLTRADYRKEVHETLKEADVAVAIFDAIDFEGSFDYEILDILREMDSIVVLNKIDLIPDDKHPSEVADWIKYRLGEEGIAPLDVAIVSSKKGYGISGIYKKLNHFFPDGVTAIILGVTNVGKSSIINRIIGKNIATESKYPGTTLKSSKKKITNGNITLIDTPGLIPEGRFSDLVCEKCNLDIVPSMEISRKTYKTGKDRVIFIGGLVKIRVLSENEFDPIFSVYASKNITYHDTNLEKAQELETSNRRDLFYPPCEECYTNPDLKDLITEEFVVESGEELVFKGLAWLSVKRGPLHLEITYPKKGEIITRRAFIKPKR; translated from the coding sequence ATGGCAAAATTCTGTGTAGGTTGTGGAGTAGAATTACAAGGAATTGATAAAAATAAAGAGGGATTTTTACCTTTATCTGTTTTAGAAAAAGAGGAAAATCAAGTGAAAGATTTATATTGTCAAAGATGTTTTAAAATAAAAAACTATGGAGAATATATACCTATTACTCTTACAAGAGCTGATTATAGAAAAGAAGTTCATGAAACTTTAAAAGAAGCTGATGTAGCTGTGGCTATATTTGATGCCATAGATTTTGAAGGTTCTTTTGATTATGAAATTTTAGATATTTTAAGAGAGATGGATTCAATAGTAGTTTTAAATAAAATAGATTTAATCCCTGATGATAAACACCCATCAGAAGTAGCTGATTGGATAAAATATCGTCTTGGTGAAGAAGGAATAGCTCCTCTTGATGTAGCTATTGTAAGTAGTAAAAAAGGTTATGGAATAAGTGGAATTTATAAAAAACTTAATCACTTTTTCCCTGATGGTGTAACTGCTATAATCTTAGGAGTTACAAATGTAGGAAAATCTAGTATTATAAATAGAATTATTGGAAAAAATATAGCTACTGAATCAAAATATCCTGGAACTACATTAAAAAGTTCTAAGAAAAAAATTACTAATGGAAATATAACATTAATAGATACTCCAGGATTAATTCCTGAGGGAAGATTTTCTGATTTAGTTTGTGAAAAATGTAATCTTGATATAGTTCCATCAATGGAAATTTCAAGAAAAACATATAAGACTGGAAAAGATAGAGTAATATTTATAGGAGGACTTGTAAAAATAAGAGTACTTAGTGAAAATGAATTTGACCCTATTTTCTCTGTGTATGCTTCTAAAAATATAACTTATCATGACACAAATTTAGAAAAAGCTCAAGAGTTAGAAACTTCTAATAGAAGAGATTTATTCTATCCACCTTGTGAAGAATGTTATACAAATCCAGATTTAAAAGATTTAATAACAGAAGAATTTGTAGTAGAAAGTGGGGAAGAATTAGTTTTTAAAGGACTGGCTTGGTTATCTGTAAAAAGAGGTCCTCTTCACTTAGAAATTACTTATCCTAAAAAAGGTGAAATTATCACTAGAAGAGCATTTATTAAACCAAAAAGATAA
- the trmFO gene encoding methylenetetrahydrofolate--tRNA-(uracil(54)-C(5))-methyltransferase (FADH(2)-oxidizing) TrmFO: MDREVIIVGAGLAGSEAAYQLAQRGIHVKLYEMRPKISTEAHKTENFAELVCSNSLGGDHLGNASGLMKEELRLFGSLLIKVADEFRVPAGQALAVDRTLFSEKVTEILKNHPNIEIINEELKEIPMDKIVLLASGPLTSFELSQNIKNLTKDEYLYFYDAAAPIVTFESIDKEKVYFQSRYDKGDGEYINCPMTEEEYNRFYENLITAERIPLKKFEEEKLFEACMPVERIAGRGIKTLLYGPLKPKGLTNPRTNMRDYAVVQLRQDDKEGKMYNLVGFQTNLKWGEQKRVFSMIPGLENAEFVRYGVMHRNTFINSPKVLTTSLNLKEYDNIYFAGQITGSEGYVCAIATGLMAAINIYNRLEGIEPLVLEDVSSIGAIIKYITEEKKDFQPMGPNFGMIRDLEGKKIRDKRERYNKISQRAIEYLKENFPEYIK; this comes from the coding sequence ATGGATAGAGAAGTAATTATTGTAGGAGCTGGACTTGCTGGTAGTGAGGCTGCTTATCAACTAGCTCAAAGAGGAATACATGTAAAACTTTATGAAATGAGACCAAAAATTTCTACAGAAGCCCATAAAACAGAAAATTTTGCTGAACTTGTTTGTAGTAATTCTTTAGGGGGAGACCATTTAGGAAATGCCAGTGGACTTATGAAAGAGGAGCTTAGACTTTTTGGTTCTTTACTTATTAAAGTAGCTGATGAATTTAGAGTACCAGCTGGACAAGCTCTTGCTGTTGATAGAACTCTTTTTTCTGAAAAAGTAACTGAAATTTTAAAAAATCATCCAAATATAGAGATTATTAATGAAGAATTAAAAGAGATTCCAATGGATAAAATAGTTCTTTTAGCAAGTGGACCTCTTACATCTTTTGAACTTTCACAAAACATTAAAAATCTTACAAAAGATGAATATTTATATTTCTATGATGCTGCTGCTCCTATTGTAACATTTGAATCAATAGATAAAGAAAAAGTATATTTCCAATCTCGTTATGACAAAGGAGATGGAGAATATATAAACTGTCCAATGACAGAGGAAGAATACAATAGATTTTATGAAAATTTAATTACAGCTGAAAGAATACCTCTTAAAAAATTTGAAGAGGAAAAATTATTTGAAGCTTGTATGCCTGTTGAAAGGATAGCAGGACGTGGAATAAAAACTCTTTTATATGGTCCATTAAAACCAAAAGGACTTACAAACCCTAGAACAAATATGAGAGATTATGCAGTAGTTCAACTTAGACAAGATGATAAAGAGGGAAAAATGTATAACCTTGTAGGTTTCCAAACTAATCTTAAATGGGGAGAGCAAAAGAGAGTATTTTCAATGATACCTGGACTTGAAAATGCTGAATTTGTAAGATATGGAGTTATGCACAGAAATACTTTTATAAATTCTCCAAAAGTTTTAACTACATCATTAAATCTTAAAGAATATGATAATATATATTTTGCTGGACAAATTACAGGTAGTGAAGGATATGTATGTGCTATAGCTACAGGACTTATGGCAGCAATAAATATTTATAATAGATTAGAAGGAATAGAGCCTTTAGTATTAGAAGATGTATCTTCAATAGGAGCTATTATTAAATATATTACAGAGGAGAAAAAAGACTTTCAACCTATGGGACCAAATTTTGGTATGATTAGAGATTTAGAAGGTAAAAAAATCAGAGATAAAAGAGAGAGATACAATAAAATTTCTCAAAGAGCTATTGAATATTTAAAGGAAAATTTTCCTGAATATATAAAATAA